In Pseudemcibacter aquimaris, the sequence TGTATTGGTCATGCGTGGCATGGGTTGGTGTGCATAACTTTGGCGTCTTCCGTTGCCGGTTGATTCCACACCCATAAGGCGGGCATTCATGCGGTCTTGCATATATCCAACAAGAATGCCGTCCTCAATTAACGTTGTGCAATTGGTCGACGTGCCTTCGTCGTCAATACTTAATGAACCGCGGCGGTTTTCTAGAGTGCCGTCATCAACAACTGTTACGCCTTTTGCAGCGATTTGTTCACCCATAAGACCAGCAAAGGCAGACGTCCCTTTGCGGTTGAAGTCGCCCTCAAGGCCATGTCCGATGGCTTCATGAAGAAGGACGCCGGGCCATCCTGGCCCAAGAACAACATCCATTTCACCAGCTGGGGCAGGAACGCTATCCAGATTTAATATTGCTTGTCTGATGGCATCATCGGTTTGTCTTTTCCAGTTTTCTTCGGATAAGAGTTCGGTGTATGTGTATCTTCCACCTGCGCCTTCGTAACCGCTTTCCATGCGGTCCCCGTCTTTTGCAACGACGCTGACATTTAACCTGACGAGCGGTCTGATATCTTGAACGCGATGACCACCAGGTCTGATAATTTCAACGACTTGCCATTCACCCGCTATTGAACAGCTGACTTGGCAAACTTTTGGATCTCTAGAACGGGCATATTCATCAATTTCTTCAAGAAGTCTGATTTTATCTTTGAATGCTACACCCCCAAGCGGGTTTTCGTCGCTATATAGTTTTTTGTTAGTTCGGATCGGTGGAATGGCAAGTGTGCCGCCTGAACCTGACTTAATACTACTGACTGTGTCTGCCGCACGTTTAAGTGATTCTTTATTTATTTCCGAAGAATGTGCGAATCCGGTGACTTCGCCCAGTATACTTCTTAATCCAAAACCCTTTGACGTATCATATGCGGCATTTTTTAGCCTGCCATCATCAAATGAGAAAGTTTCAGATTGCGAATATTGTAAATATAGTTCGCCGTCATCCATGCCATGCAAGGCTTCATCGACAATGCGCTGTGTCTCTAATGATGAAATATCAGAATCATCGCTAGATTCTGCAAAAAAGTGAGAATTTTCGTCTGAAATTATGGTCATAGGTGTTTATATACTTCGTAATTTTTGGGAATATTATATAGACAAAATCAGTAATATCCATTTGTTTATTGTATTTCAAGCATAGAAAAAGAGCGGTTTTGAGAATGATTCTACAACTGTGGTATGGCTAAAGGGGCGTAACTATTCAATTGATATAGATCAAAGGGGCAAAAATAATAATATTTTTTGCACTTGTAGACTTGAGCTAGATCAAAATTCTGGTATAAACTCACCCGAAGGTCGTTTGATGTGGAGGAAGGGGAACATCTTTATATATTTATAAAGAGCTCTTTTCGCATACATTTTACGTCAAAATAATCGTTCATATCCGTATTTAAGGGGTAAAGAGGAACATGTTGTTCAAGAAAACATATTTGATGATTGCTGCAATGCTAGCAACATTTGTGGGTTCGATCTTCTCTGCTGTCGCAGCTGAAGACGGACTTTATAGTGCCGCGCCAGGCCAGCTTGGTTTTATGGAAGCTGCGTCACCGATTATGGAAGAAACTATCGCTTTCCATAATCTTCTGCTTTGGATTATTACTGCAATCACTATATTCGTGACTGCGATTTTGGCTTACATTCTTATTAAGTTTAACGCCAAATCTAATCCTGTGGCATCAAAAACAACGCACAACACTTTGCTTGAGATCGT encodes:
- the tldD gene encoding metalloprotease TldD; translated protein: MTIISDENSHFFAESSDDSDISSLETQRIVDEALHGMDDGELYLQYSQSETFSFDDGRLKNAAYDTSKGFGLRSILGEVTGFAHSSEINKESLKRAADTVSSIKSGSGGTLAIPPIRTNKKLYSDENPLGGVAFKDKIRLLEEIDEYARSRDPKVCQVSCSIAGEWQVVEIIRPGGHRVQDIRPLVRLNVSVVAKDGDRMESGYEGAGGRYTYTELLSEENWKRQTDDAIRQAILNLDSVPAPAGEMDVVLGPGWPGVLLHEAIGHGLEGDFNRKGTSAFAGLMGEQIAAKGVTVVDDGTLENRRGSLSIDDEGTSTNCTTLIEDGILVGYMQDRMNARLMGVESTGNGRRQSYAHQPMPRMTNTYMLSGDQSPEEILAGVKDGLYAVNFGGGQVDITNGKFVFSCTEAYKVKNGKIDAPVKGATLIGNGPDALKRITAIGNDLKLDNGVGICGKAGQSVPVGVGQPTLRLNGITVGGTDF